One window of the Amia ocellicauda isolate fAmiCal2 chromosome 18, fAmiCal2.hap1, whole genome shotgun sequence genome contains the following:
- the LOC136713730 gene encoding cyclin-dependent kinase 5 activator 1: MGTVLSLSPGSRKAHFYEDGPGSLSHYAGLAGSKSLSMQKERNIKRQSMFLPAITWKRLVASTKKRGSKKAGGGGAGVGLNNNNNYQKDVTHLNHENVKKSLSCANLTSYEGPLAAPHAKPQLSSVAKVQSGGCPAGGSPKRVIVQASTSELLKCLGEFLCGRCYRLKHLSPTDPILWLRSVDRSLLLQGWQDQAFVTPANVVFVYLLCRDVIDGDLVSTEHELQATLLTCLYLSYSYMGNEISYPLKPFLVEAGKEAFWDRCLRIIDTMSAKMLRINADPHFFTQVFADLKSEGGSEDYSRTLDR, encoded by the coding sequence ATGGGTACGgtgctgtctctgtctcccGGGTCCAGAAAGGCCCATTTCTATGAGGACGGACCTGGCTCCCTCAGCCACTATGCCGGGCTGGCTGGCAGCAAGTCCCTAAGCATGCAGAAGGAGCGCAACATCAAGCGGCAGTCCATGTTCCTGCCTGCCATCACTTGGAAGCGGCTGGTGGCATCCACCAAGAAGAGGGGCTCCAAGAAGGCCGGGGGTGGTGGCGCGGGGGTGGggctgaacaacaacaacaattatcaGAAGGACGTGACACACTTGAACCATGAGAACGTCAAGAAGTCGCTGTCCTGCGCTAACTTGACCAGCTACGAGGGGCCCCTGGCCGCACCTCATGCCAAGCCCCAGCTCTCTTCCGTGGCCAAGGTGCAGTCGGGGGGTTGCCCGGCTGGTGGGTCACCCAAGCGAGTGATTGTGCAGGCCTCCACCAGCGAGCTGCTGAAATGCCTTGGTGAGTTCCTGTGTGGCCGCTGCTACCGCCTCAAGCACCTGTCGCCCACCGACCCCATCCTGTGGCTGCGCAGTGTGGACCGCTCACTGCTGCTGCAAGGGTGGCAGGACCAGGCCTTCGTCACGCCCGCCAATGTAGTGTTCGTCTACCTGCTGTGCCGCGATGTGATTGACGGTGACCTGGTGTCCACCGAGCACGAGCTGCAGGCCACGCTGCTCACCTGCCTCTACCTGTCCTACTCCTACATGGGCAACGAGATCTCCTACCCGCTCAAGCCCTTCCTGGTGGAGGCCGGCAAGGAGGCATTCTGGGACCGCTGCTTGCGCATCATCGACACCATGAGCGCCAAGATGCTGCGGATCAACGCCGACCCGCACTTCTTCACGCAGGTCTTCGCCGACCTCAAGAGCGAGGGTGGCAGTGAGGACTACAGCCGCACGCTGGACCGGTGA